The nucleotide window TCGCCGTAGCCCACCCCCAGCTGGAACGTGAAGCGCCGCCGCGGGTTGTGCGTGAAGTTGAGCAGCACGCCCTTGAACACGGTGGCGTTGGGCAGCCGAAGTTCGTTGCCGTCCAGCGTCATCATCACCGTGTTGCGGGTCGACAGCGACACCACCTTGCCCTCGTACGAATCCACCCGCACGTGATCGCCCGGCTCGAACGGCCGCCGCAGGCTGAGCAGGATGCCCGACAGGTAGTTCTCGGCCATGTCGCGGAAGGCAAAGCCCAGCACGATGCCGACCACGCCGGCCGAGCCGAGCACGGCGGTGACCAGGGCCGTGGCCTCCAGCAGATCCAGCGCCACCAGCAGGCCCGCCAGCACGAAGCCGGTGCGTATCGCCCGGCGCACCAGCGTGCCCAGGTAAGGGTTGCGGCTGTCCAGCCGCACCAGGTGCAGGTGGCCCGCCAGCCAGCGGCCCAGCAGGTTGGCCAGCCACACCACCGCCGCCGCCATCAGCAGCAGCGGCACCAGGGCCACGGTGCGCAGCAGGCGTTCCTTGGCGACGGTGCCGGTTTCGGCCAGCCGGGCGCCAAAGTCGGTGTGCAGGGTGAGCTGGTTCTCCACCGCCACCACGCCCCCGATGGCGCCGACCACCTTGGCCGCCAGCTGGCGCGCGTCGTTGTCGGCCACGTGGCCGGTGAGTTCGGCCACCCCCGCGTGCACCGCCGCGCGCACGTTGGTGAAGGCGGGGTTGCGCGACAGCCGCGCCGTGATGTCGGCCAGGATGCGCTCGTCGCCCTTTTGCGTCTCGTGCGTGGCGCGCTGCACCAGCTTGGGGTCGGCCGGCGGCGTGCCCGCGTCCGACGCGGCCGAGGCCGGCGCGCTGGCGCGGCCCTTGAGCGCGCCCAGCAGCTCGGCCACGCCCTCTTGCGCGCGCACCGGTGCCGCGCCGAGCAGGCCGGCCAGCAGCAGCCACCCGATGAGGGCGCGGCGCACGGCGGGCTTCGGAAATGTCATGGTCAAAAAGTGCATCGCGCGATCATGCCGCAAGCTCCACCGGGCTTTCAGCCGTTCTTCCACACCCACTCGATGAACCCGTCCAGCGCTGGCACCGCCGCCGTGGCGCGTTCGCTGTTGACCACGATGGCCACCGCCACCATGCGGCCCGAGCGGGCGCGCACGTAGCCGGCCAGCGAGCGCACGCCGGTCAGCGTGCCGGTCTTCAAAAAGGCGTGGCGCTGCGCGGGCGAACCGTTGAAGCGCTGGCTGAGCGTGCCGTCGGCGCCCGCCACGGGCAGCGAGGCCAGAAACACCTTCTGCACTTTCGGGTCGTTCCAGGCCGCTTGCAGCAGCTGCACCATGGCCCACACGCTGCCACGCTCGCTGTGCGCCAGGCCCGAGCCGTTGTCGACGCTGGGCGCGTCCTGCGCCAGTCCGAGCTTCTTGAACCACAGGCCCAGGCGCTGCCGGGCCAGCTGCAGGGTGGAGGTGGTGGGCGAGAAGCCGGGCGCCAGCGACAGCAGCAGGTTGCGCGCCATCAGGTTGTGGCTGTCCTTGTTGATGGCACGCACCAGCTCGGGCAGCGGCGCCGATTCCAGCGTGGCCCAGGGCTTGCCCGGGTAGGGGCTGGCGGGGGTGCGGGCGCGCCGCGCGCCGCGCACGGTGGGCGCCGCCCCGTGCCGGTGCAGCAGGGGGCCGTCGAGCTGGCCGCCGGCGGCGTGCCAGGCGCCGGCCACCAGCGCCGCCGTCAAAGCGCGGCCGGGCGCGGCTTCCAGCGTGAGGGTGCCGGGGCAGCGCGGCGACCACTGGCCGCTGACGACGACGCGGCCCACGGGCGGCACCGGCACTGCCGAGGCGGCGCGCGCGGTCGAGGCGGCATCGGCTGGCGGCGCGGCTGTCGCCTCGCCCGAGGGCGCACTGGCACCTGTCGCGGGCGGCATCGACACCGGAAAGACGGGCGAGGGCGTGACTTCGGGCGCCGGTGCCCGCGCTGGCCGTGCGGCAGGCTGGCCCGGGGCGGGCGCTGGCGCGGGCTCGAACCGCGGCTGCGCCGTGCACTCCCGGCTGCCGCTGAGCTGGTTGACCAGCTCGATTTGGCCCAGCGGCGGGTCGAACGTGGCCCCCAGCGCGCCGCCATCGCCCGCGCGCAGCCTGATCTGAAAGCGGCTGTCCTCCAACACGAAGGCGTCGGGCCAGGCGTGGTGCGGGTGGCCGGCTTCGGGCACGGGGGTGTTGGCGTGGTCTTTT belongs to Ottowia testudinis and includes:
- a CDS encoding mechanosensitive ion channel family protein, with the protein product MTFPKPAVRRALIGWLLLAGLLGAAPVRAQEGVAELLGALKGRASAPASAASDAGTPPADPKLVQRATHETQKGDERILADITARLSRNPAFTNVRAAVHAGVAELTGHVADNDARQLAAKVVGAIGGVVAVENQLTLHTDFGARLAETGTVAKERLLRTVALVPLLLMAAAVVWLANLLGRWLAGHLHLVRLDSRNPYLGTLVRRAIRTGFVLAGLLVALDLLEATALVTAVLGSAGVVGIVLGFAFRDMAENYLSGILLSLRRPFEPGDHVRVDSYEGKVVSLSTRNTVMMTLDGNELRLPNATVFKGVLLNFTHNPRRRFTFQLGVGYGEDLRAAQDLGVATMAAMQGVLADPGPSASIDRVGDSAVTINYYAWVDQRQTDFFKARSEAIRLVKTALEEAGMDLPEPIYRVQLAVPEGAHDTAPLPAALAPAAAPPPEPPAAAPVDPQALARTQGDVSPNTELDAQIAQERARKADQDMLRAPSGRAD
- a CDS encoding D-alanyl-D-alanine carboxypeptidase/D-alanyl-D-alanine-endopeptidase, encoding MSIRTLLRDQPSRALTALAWAGALLAPAAAQTPPPAAASPALAAASTPAADASEVWAALQKAGVKESEAALLAQPLAPGAPLLISHNEKLAFTLASTTKVITTLASLQTLPGSFRWRTRAWLTAAPQDGRLAGDLILVGGGDATLDSARLVDWFKRLRRQGLSHVQGQIVLDQSLFRLAEKDHANTPVPEAGHPHHAWPDAFVLEDSRFQIRLRAGDGGALGATFDPPLGQIELVNQLSGSRECTAQPRFEPAPAPAPGQPAARPARAPAPEVTPSPVFPVSMPPATGASAPSGEATAAPPADAASTARAASAVPVPPVGRVVVSGQWSPRCPGTLTLEAAPGRALTAALVAGAWHAAGGQLDGPLLHRHGAAPTVRGARRARTPASPYPGKPWATLESAPLPELVRAINKDSHNLMARNLLLSLAPGFSPTTSTLQLARQRLGLWFKKLGLAQDAPSVDNGSGLAHSERGSVWAMVQLLQAAWNDPKVQKVFLASLPVAGADGTLSQRFNGSPAQRHAFLKTGTLTGVRSLAGYVRARSGRMVAVAIVVNSERATAAVPALDGFIEWVWKNG